One Ornithinicoccus hortensis genomic window, CGTTGACCCAGGACTGGACGGCGCCGGCGAAGGCCGCCACGTCGGCGGTGCTGGTGGAGAAGTCCCGCATCGAGTCCAGCCAGGCGCCGGAGTTGCGGTTGCCGGTCGTGAAGTCGATGATCGCGCGCCGCTTCGCCGGGTCGTCGGGGGCGCCGAAGAACAGGCCCTGGCCGTCCTCGTCCAGGGGCAGCGGCGCGGCGGACACGGGGCTGATCCCGATTAGGGCACGCACCCGGTCGCCCGCCTGCTGCAACAGGGACGCCGCGGCCTTGCCGCCCATCGAGTGGCCCACCACGGAGAACCGGTCCAGACCCAGCTCGTCGGCCGCGGCCAACGCGTCGGCGGCGTACTCCTGCATGGTGAACTCCCCGGTCTCGCCCTGGCGGGCGCCGTAACCGCGCATCTCCGGGAAGTAGTAGGTGTAGGTGTCGCCGTCGACCACTTCGGGCAGGTAGCCCCACCCGTCGGCCGCCCCGAACCACCCGTGCAGGCAGAGCACCGCATGCTCCCCCGTGCCGACCCGCTTGACCTCACCCATGCTGGTTCCTCCTCGTCGAGTACTTCGGGCCCAGTATGCCGGGTGGGCCCGACAGCGCCTGCCGCTCCCGCCTGGACCTCTCCCCTCAGGCTCCCCTGCGCTTGCGGTCGGCCAGGAACCGCCGTTCCTCCGGCACCTGCAGGTCGTCGCACAGCGTCGTCCAGACGGTGCGGACCGGGACGCCGTCCTCGACCGCCTGCAGCACGGTCCGGTCGCCGAGGGCGTGCAGGGCGTGGCCGGCGGCCAGGGTCCGGGCATACGCGGGGCCGAACTCCTGGTCCATCAGCTGCCAGAACTCACTCAACCGCATGCCCACCACCCGTTCTCCACGGTGCAACGGTACGGCGTCTGGTGGCGCACCGTCACCCGAGCAACCAGACGGTGACCAGCATCGCCGGCATCGCGAGCACGGTGGTCAGGAAGACGCCGTCGCGGGCGATCCGGACGGCACGTCCGTAGGCGACGGCGAGGATGAAGACGTTCTGCGCGGTGGGCAGTGCGGCGATCACGGTGGCTGCCGTCAGCTCGGCGTGCCCCAGGCCCAGCACGAAGTGCCCGACGAGGGCGGTGAACAGCGGCATGAGGCCTAGTTTGGAGAGCACCACGAACGCCAACTCTGGCGCGGTGCCGCCGGCCCCCGGACGCGGGGAGAGCCGCAACGAGATACCGAAGGCCAACAGCATGGACGGGATCGCGATCCCGGAGATGAGCTCGATCGGGTCGATCACGAAGCCGGGCAGCCGGATGTCGGCCAGCCCCACCCCCAGACCGAGGAGCGAGGCGACGGTGAGCGGGTTGGTGAAGGGGCGCCCCAGCATACGGAGGACGGAGGCCCGCCCTCCCCCGGACACGTCGAGCCCCGCCAGCCAGAACGGCTGCAGCACCAGCAGCTGGAAGAGCAGGATCGGCGCGGCGAGCGAGGCGTCCCCCAGGACGTAGGCGGCGATCGGCAGGCCCAGGTTGTTGGCGTTCACGTAGGAGACGACCATCCCGCCCATGAACAGGTGCGTCGGGTCACGCTTCCAGACCAACCGCGCCACGAGGATGTAGGTGGCGCTGGTCAGCACCACCCCACTGATGGTGGCCGCCAGGTAGCCGGAGAACAACACGGCCGTCTCGGCGCGCGAGACCACGATGAAGAGCAGCGCGGGTGAGCCGATCCGGAAGGTGAGCTGGGCCAGGATCCGCTGCTCGGTCTCGCCGAACAGGCCGAGGTGCGCGACGAGCCACCCGACGGCGACGACCACGCCGATCAGCCCGAAGCCCTGCACCACGGCACCCACGGGGGCAGTATCGCGGTCCGGGAGTGAGATGATGTCACCGGGCCCGGACAACGAGACTCGACGGAGGAACCAGTGGGAGCCAAGGACACGCGCGGTTATGACGACCTGGTCTGGTGGCAGAAGCTGCTGGTGCACGCCAAGGTGTGGCAGCCCCCGCACCGCACCAAGCACCACGAACTGCGGGACATGGAGCGCCCCGTGCCGCCGCCGGTCACCGGCGCCTACGGCAACGAGGTCGTCCAGCCGAGCAAGCCGCGGCTGGTGCCGCAGCGGGAGGACAACCGCGGCTGAACATCCGGCTCTGTCGGTCGGCCGTGACAGGCTGACCGGGTGAGTGAGAGTGGCGGGGGTCCGGAGGCGGCACACGACGCGCTGCGCCGCTTCTCACCCGCGACACGTGCCTGGTTCGACGCCTCCTTCGCGGGGCCGACCACCGCCCAGGCCGGTGCCTGGGATGCGATCTCGGCGGGGCAGCACACCCTGGTGGTGGCCCCGACCGGGTCCGGCAAGACGCTCTCGGCCTTCCTGTGGGCGCTGGACCGGATCTGCACCACCCCCCGCGAGCCCGACCTGGCCCGGTGCCGGGTCGTCTACGTCTCCCCGCTGAAGGCGCTGGCCGTCGACGTGGAGCGCAACCTGCGCTCGCCGCTGGTCGGCATCCGGCACGCCGCGAGACGGCTGGGCCAGCAGGTCCCCGACGTCCGGGTCGCGATGCGCTCCGGGGACACCCCGGCGAACGAGCGGCGCGCGTTCGCCAAGGACGGCGCGGACGTGCTCATCACCACTCCGGAGTCGCTCTTCCTCCTGCTCACCTCCCGCGCCCGCGAGGCATTGGCAGCGGTCGAGACGGTGATCGTCGACGAGGTGCACGCCGTCGCCGGCACCAAGCGCGGGGCGCACCTGGCCGTGACCCTGGACCGGCTCGACGCCCTGCTGCTCGAGCCCGCCCAGCGGATCGGGTTGTCCGCCACCGTGCGCCCGGTCGAGGAGGTCGGCCGGTTCCTGACCGGCGGCCGACCGGTCAGCATCGTCCAGCCACCCTCGGCGAAGCAGTGGGACCTCCAGGTCGTCGTCCCGGTGCCCGACCTGACGGACCCGGGAGCCATGGCCACGGGAGCCCCCGGCCAGCCGCCAGCCGAGGCGGAAAGTGACCAGCCCGTCGAGCCGCCCGTGGAGGAGGACGAGCCGTGGCAGGAAGGTGTCGGACCGGTGCTGCCGGACCTGGACGGCGACGACTTCGCGGCATGGGCCCCGGCGCAGGACCCGCAGGAACGGGCCTCGGTGTGGCCGCACGTCGAGCACCGGATCGCCGACCTGGTGGCCGACCACTCCTCCACCCTGGTCTTCGCCAACTCCCGGCGCCTGGCCGAACGCCTCACCTCCCGGCTCAACGAAATCGCCGAGGAGACCGCCGAGGAGGCCGCGGATGCGACCGCGGGCGCGACCGCGGTCACCGAGGGAGGCAGGCCTCCTGCGCAGGTGATGGGCCAGGCGGGCGCGTCCCGGGGTGCCCCCTCGGTACTGGCGCGGGCCCACCACGGCTCGGTCAGCAAGGAGCACCGGGCCGAGATCGAGGACGCCCTCAAAGGGGGGCGGCTGCCGGCCGTCGTGGCGACCAGTTCCCTCGAGCTGGGGATCGACATGGGCGCCATCGACCTCGTCGTCCAGGTCGAGTCGCCACCGAGCGTGGCCAGTGGTCTGCAGCGGGTGGGACGGGCCGGGCACCAGGTGGGTGCGGTGTCCCGGGGCGTGCTCTTCCCCAAGCACCGGGGTGACCTCGTGCAGACGGCCGTCGTCGTCGACCGGATGCGGGCCGGCCTGATCGAGCGGCTCGCGGTGCCGACCAACCCGTTGGACGTGCTCGCCCAGCAGGTGGTCGCGATGGTCGCGATGGACGACTGGACGGTCGAGGAGCTGTATGCCCTGGTCCGCCGGTCGGCGCCGTTCGCCTCGCTGCCCCGGCCGCTGCTGGAGGCCACCCTCGACATGCTGGCCGGTCGCTACCCGGGTGAGGACTTCGCCGACCTGCGTCCACGGTTGGTGTGGGACCGGATCACCGACACGCTGTCCGCCCGTCGCGGGGCCCAGCTCCTCGCGGTCACCAGCGGCGGCACGATCCCCGACCGGGGGCTGTATGCCGTGATGCTCGCCACGGGCGACGGCCCCGGCCGCCGGGTGGGCGAGCTGGACGAGGAGATGGTCTACGAGTCGCGGGTCGGCGACGTATTCACCCTCGGGACGTCGTCCTGGCGGATCGAGGAGATCACCCACGACCAGGTCCGGGTGACGCCGGCCCCCGGCCAGGTCGGGCGGTTGCCGTTCTGGAAGGGCGACAGCCTGGGGCGTCCCGCCGAGCTGGGCGCCGCGGTGGGCGCCTTCGTCCGGGAGGTGGCCGGGGGGAGCGAGCCACGGGTCCGCGAGCGACTGCATACGGCCGGGCTCGACGACTGGGCCGTCGACAACCTGGTGCACTACGTCGCCGAGCAGCAGGAGGCGACCGGCCAGGTGCCGGACGACCGGACCATCGTGGTCGAGCGCTTCAGGGACGAGGTCGGCGACTGGCGGGTCGTGATCCACTCCCCCTACGGCACCCCCGTGCACGCCCCGTGGGCGCTGTGCCTGGGCGCCCGGATGCGGGAACGCTACGGCACCGACGTGCAGGCCATGGCGGCCGACGACGGGATCGTCCTGCGGCTGCCCGAGCTGGAGGACGCGAGCGCCCTGGACCGTGACCTGGCCAAGTTACTCACCCTCGATCCCGCCGAGGTACACGACCTGGTCACCACGGAGATCGGCGGGTCCGCCCTGTTCGCCGCCCGGTTCCGGGAGTGCGCCGCGCGGGCGCTGCTCCTGCCCCGGCGACGGCCCGACCGGCGGCAACCGCTCTGGCAGCAGCGGCAGCGGTCCGCCCAACTGCTGGAGGTGGCCGCCCGGTATCCCTCGTTCCCGATCGTGCTCGAGGCGGTCCGCGAGTGCGTGCAGGACGTCTACGACGTCGAGGCGCTCACCGCCCTGATGCGGCAGCTGGCGGACCGCTCCGTGCGGATGGTCTCGGTGGAGACGAGCACCGCCTCGCCGTTCGCCCGGTCGCTCCTGCTGGGCTACGTCGCGCAGTACCTCTACGAGGGCGACTCGCCGCTGGCCGAGCGCCGGGCAGCCGCGCTGTCCCTGGACCCCATCCTGCTGGCCGAGCTGCTCGGTCGCGGAGAGGGCGCGTCGCTGGCCGACCTGCTCGACCCGGAGGTGGTCGCCCGCACCGGGGCCGAGCTGCAGCGGCTGGTCCCCGAACGGGCCGCCCGCGACGCCCAGGACGTGCTGGACCTGGTGCGCACGCTGGGGCCCCTGACCCCGCCCGAGATCGCGCAGCGGACCCAGGAGGAGCACCGGTCGGCCGTCGACGCCTGGCTGACCGACCTGCAGGAGCGGCGACAGGTCATCGAGGTCCGGATCGCCGGTGAGGCCCGCTGGGCCGACGCGCAGGACGCCGCCCGGTTGCGGGACGCCCTCGGGGTGGCGCTGCCGCCAGGGGTGGCGGCGACCTTCCTGGAGCCGGTCGAGGATCCGCTGGGTGACCTGGTCGTGCGGTACGCCCGCACGCACACGCCGTTCACCCTCGAGGAGCTGGCCGGCCGGCTCGGGCTGGGCAGCGCCGTCGCCGGCGACGCGGTCCGCCGCCTGGTGTCAGCCGGTCGCCTGGTCGAGGGGCGCCTGCGGCCTGACCACGACGCCGAGGGCGGTCATCCCTCCGGGGGTTCCTCCGCACCGGACCTGTGCGACGCCGAGGTGCTGCGGATGCTGCGCCGGCGGTCGCTGGCGGCGCTGCGGCAGGAGGTCGAGCCGGTCACCCAGCAGGCCTACGCCCGGTTCCTGCCCACCTGGCAGTCGGTGGGCGCGCTGCGCGGCGTGGACGGGGTGCACCGCGCCGTGGAGCAGCTCGCCGGCGCACGGCTGCCCGCGAGCGCGCTGGAGTCCCTGGTGCTGCCCGCACGGGTCGTGGACTACGCGCCCGGGATGCTCGACGAGCTGATGACCGCCGGCGAGGTCGTGTGGCAGGGACACGGGCCGATCCCCGGCGACGACGGGTGGATCTCCCTGCACCTGGCCGACACGGCACCACTGACCCTGGCCGACCCGGC contains:
- a CDS encoding AEC family transporter translates to MGAVVQGFGLIGVVVAVGWLVAHLGLFGETEQRILAQLTFRIGSPALLFIVVSRAETAVLFSGYLAATISGVVLTSATYILVARLVWKRDPTHLFMGGMVVSYVNANNLGLPIAAYVLGDASLAAPILLFQLLVLQPFWLAGLDVSGGGRASVLRMLGRPFTNPLTVASLLGLGVGLADIRLPGFVIDPIELISGIAIPSMLLAFGISLRLSPRPGAGGTAPELAFVVLSKLGLMPLFTALVGHFVLGLGHAELTAATVIAALPTAQNVFILAVAYGRAVRIARDGVFLTTVLAMPAMLVTVWLLG
- a CDS encoding alpha/beta fold hydrolase, with the protein product MGEVKRVGTGEHAVLCLHGWFGAADGWGYLPEVVDGDTYTYYFPEMRGYGARQGETGEFTMQEYAADALAAADELGLDRFSVVGHSMGGKAAASLLQQAGDRVRALIGISPVSAAPLPLDEDGQGLFFGAPDDPAKRRAIIDFTTGNRNSGAWLDSMRDFSTSTADVAAFAGAVQSWVNDDYTAGIGSPTTPIAVIVGEHDPALSAEAMRQTWQQQYDGVELVELPACGHYAMHEVPVALATAIEAFLADK
- a CDS encoding DUF3046 domain-containing protein, yielding MRLSEFWQLMDQEFGPAYARTLAAGHALHALGDRTVLQAVEDGVPVRTVWTTLCDDLQVPEERRFLADRKRRGA
- a CDS encoding Lhr family ATP-dependent helicase, which translates into the protein MSESGGGPEAAHDALRRFSPATRAWFDASFAGPTTAQAGAWDAISAGQHTLVVAPTGSGKTLSAFLWALDRICTTPREPDLARCRVVYVSPLKALAVDVERNLRSPLVGIRHAARRLGQQVPDVRVAMRSGDTPANERRAFAKDGADVLITTPESLFLLLTSRAREALAAVETVIVDEVHAVAGTKRGAHLAVTLDRLDALLLEPAQRIGLSATVRPVEEVGRFLTGGRPVSIVQPPSAKQWDLQVVVPVPDLTDPGAMATGAPGQPPAEAESDQPVEPPVEEDEPWQEGVGPVLPDLDGDDFAAWAPAQDPQERASVWPHVEHRIADLVADHSSTLVFANSRRLAERLTSRLNEIAEETAEEAADATAGATAVTEGGRPPAQVMGQAGASRGAPSVLARAHHGSVSKEHRAEIEDALKGGRLPAVVATSSLELGIDMGAIDLVVQVESPPSVASGLQRVGRAGHQVGAVSRGVLFPKHRGDLVQTAVVVDRMRAGLIERLAVPTNPLDVLAQQVVAMVAMDDWTVEELYALVRRSAPFASLPRPLLEATLDMLAGRYPGEDFADLRPRLVWDRITDTLSARRGAQLLAVTSGGTIPDRGLYAVMLATGDGPGRRVGELDEEMVYESRVGDVFTLGTSSWRIEEITHDQVRVTPAPGQVGRLPFWKGDSLGRPAELGAAVGAFVREVAGGSEPRVRERLHTAGLDDWAVDNLVHYVAEQQEATGQVPDDRTIVVERFRDEVGDWRVVIHSPYGTPVHAPWALCLGARMRERYGTDVQAMAADDGIVLRLPELEDASALDRDLAKLLTLDPAEVHDLVTTEIGGSALFAARFRECAARALLLPRRRPDRRQPLWQQRQRSAQLLEVAARYPSFPIVLEAVRECVQDVYDVEALTALMRQLADRSVRMVSVETSTASPFARSLLLGYVAQYLYEGDSPLAERRAAALSLDPILLAELLGRGEGASLADLLDPEVVARTGAELQRLVPERAARDAQDVLDLVRTLGPLTPPEIAQRTQEEHRSAVDAWLTDLQERRQVIEVRIAGEARWADAQDAARLRDALGVALPPGVAATFLEPVEDPLGDLVVRYARTHTPFTLEELAGRLGLGSAVAGDAVRRLVSAGRLVEGRLRPDHDAEGGHPSGGSSAPDLCDAEVLRMLRRRSLAALRQEVEPVTQQAYARFLPTWQSVGALRGVDGVHRAVEQLAGARLPASALESLVLPARVVDYAPGMLDELMTAGEVVWQGHGPIPGDDGWISLHLADTAPLTLADPAPVGDDTGQHLVDLLAPGGAYFFRGLSDALAASVRSARESAGDPLDGGLDDATVLHSLWELVWAGRVTGDTLAPVRALLGGGRSAHRSRRSGARSTRWTRSSVALASRPGRPAVPTRSGPPTGAGRWSALPLLEPDSTARALATAEQLLDRYGVLTRGSVVNEGTPGGYAGVYRVLATAEEAGRVRRGYFVEHLGAAQFGATGAIDRLRLTAQHEAGSHEVGSRDSSESSTVLVLAATDPANPYGASVPWPDRAGDGGDATHRPGRKAGAIVVLVDGRLALYLERGGRTALTFTADPEISSEVARVLAEQVRRGRLASLTITKVDGDPALSSEHPLAGALQEHGFHTAPQGLRLRR